A region from the Misgurnus anguillicaudatus chromosome 7, ASM2758022v2, whole genome shotgun sequence genome encodes:
- the LOC129417637 gene encoding maleylacetoacetate isomerase isoform X3 has product MNNVSEPDVGRENTVSCAMTASSARFIKPVLYGYFRSSCSWRVRIAFALKGIEFEQAPVNLIKDGGQQRTDQFKELNPMQQVPALAIDGITLSQSLAIIQYIEETRPGPRLLPADPKQRAKVRMICDIIASGIQPLQNLYVIQKIGAEKLQWAQHFINKGFEALEPILKQTSGKYCVGDEISMADICLVPQVYNAERFKVDLTPFPTIRRLNQILTEIEAFKASHPSCQPDTPDDMQQ; this is encoded by the exons ATGAACAATGTGTCAGAACCTGATGTAGG ACGAGAAAACACAGTCAGTTGTGCTATGACTGCATCGTCTGCACGTTTTATTAAG CCTGTTCTGTATGGGTACTTCAGAAGTTCTTGCTCCTGGAGAGTCCGGATTG caTTTGCACTGAAAGGCATTGAGTTTGAACAAGCACCAGTCAATCTTATCAAGGATGGTGGACAACAG CGCACAGATCAATTTAAAGAATTAAATCCAATGCAACAAGTGCCTGCACTTGCCATTGATGGCATCACTTTGTCTCAGTCG TTGGCTATTATCCAGTACATTGAGGAAACTCGGCCAGGGCCCCGCCTTCTACCTGCAGACCCAAAGCAGCGTGCTAAGGTCCGCATGATCTGTGACATCATCGCCTCTGGGATCCAGCCCCTTCAG AATCTGTATGTGATTCAGAAAATTGGTGCAGAAAAACTACAGTGGGCTCAACATTTCATCAACAAAGGATTTGAAG cTCTAGAGCCCATCTTGAAGCAGACATCTGGAAAATACTGTGTAGGTGATGAG ATATCCATGGCAGATATTTGCCTTGTGCCCCAGGTCTACAATGCTGAAAG GTTTAAGGTGGACCTGACCCCTTTCCCTACTATCCGGAGGTTAAATCAGATCTTAACGGAAATTGAGGCCTTTAAAGCGAGTCATCCATCTTGTCAGCCCGACACTCCTGATGACATGCAACAATAA
- the LOC129417637 gene encoding maleylacetoacetate isomerase isoform X4 — protein MTASSARFIKPVLYGYFRSSCSWRVRIAFALKGIEFEQAPVNLIKDGGQQRTDQFKELNPMQQVPALAIDGITLSQSLAIIQYIEETRPGPRLLPADPKQRAKVRMICDIIASGIQPLQNLYVIQKIGAEKLQWAQHFINKGFEALEPILKQTSGKYCVGDEISMADICLVPQVYNAERFKVDLTPFPTIRRLNQILTEIEAFKASHPSCQPDTPDDMQQ, from the exons ATGACTGCATCGTCTGCACGTTTTATTAAG CCTGTTCTGTATGGGTACTTCAGAAGTTCTTGCTCCTGGAGAGTCCGGATTG caTTTGCACTGAAAGGCATTGAGTTTGAACAAGCACCAGTCAATCTTATCAAGGATGGTGGACAACAG CGCACAGATCAATTTAAAGAATTAAATCCAATGCAACAAGTGCCTGCACTTGCCATTGATGGCATCACTTTGTCTCAGTCG TTGGCTATTATCCAGTACATTGAGGAAACTCGGCCAGGGCCCCGCCTTCTACCTGCAGACCCAAAGCAGCGTGCTAAGGTCCGCATGATCTGTGACATCATCGCCTCTGGGATCCAGCCCCTTCAG AATCTGTATGTGATTCAGAAAATTGGTGCAGAAAAACTACAGTGGGCTCAACATTTCATCAACAAAGGATTTGAAG cTCTAGAGCCCATCTTGAAGCAGACATCTGGAAAATACTGTGTAGGTGATGAG ATATCCATGGCAGATATTTGCCTTGTGCCCCAGGTCTACAATGCTGAAAG GTTTAAGGTGGACCTGACCCCTTTCCCTACTATCCGGAGGTTAAATCAGATCTTAACGGAAATTGAGGCCTTTAAAGCGAGTCATCCATCTTGTCAGCCCGACACTCCTGATGACATGCAACAATAA
- the LOC129417637 gene encoding maleylacetoacetate isomerase isoform X5, with the protein MATQPKPVLYGYFRSSCSWRVRIAFALKGIEFEQAPVNLIKDGGQQRTDQFKELNPMQQVPALAIDGITLSQSLAIIQYIEETRPGPRLLPADPKQRAKVRMICDIIASGIQPLQNLYVIQKIGAEKLQWAQHFINKGFEALEPILKQTSGKYCVGDEISMADICLVPQVYNAERFKVDLTPFPTIRRLNQILTEIEAFKASHPSCQPDTPDDMQQ; encoded by the exons atggCGACTCAACCCAAG CCTGTTCTGTATGGGTACTTCAGAAGTTCTTGCTCCTGGAGAGTCCGGATTG caTTTGCACTGAAAGGCATTGAGTTTGAACAAGCACCAGTCAATCTTATCAAGGATGGTGGACAACAG CGCACAGATCAATTTAAAGAATTAAATCCAATGCAACAAGTGCCTGCACTTGCCATTGATGGCATCACTTTGTCTCAGTCG TTGGCTATTATCCAGTACATTGAGGAAACTCGGCCAGGGCCCCGCCTTCTACCTGCAGACCCAAAGCAGCGTGCTAAGGTCCGCATGATCTGTGACATCATCGCCTCTGGGATCCAGCCCCTTCAG AATCTGTATGTGATTCAGAAAATTGGTGCAGAAAAACTACAGTGGGCTCAACATTTCATCAACAAAGGATTTGAAG cTCTAGAGCCCATCTTGAAGCAGACATCTGGAAAATACTGTGTAGGTGATGAG ATATCCATGGCAGATATTTGCCTTGTGCCCCAGGTCTACAATGCTGAAAG GTTTAAGGTGGACCTGACCCCTTTCCCTACTATCCGGAGGTTAAATCAGATCTTAACGGAAATTGAGGCCTTTAAAGCGAGTCATCCATCTTGTCAGCCCGACACTCCTGATGACATGCAACAATAA
- the LOC129417637 gene encoding maleylacetoacetate isomerase isoform X2, whose protein sequence is MNNVSEPDVGCVIYLQERQSSVFNRILLNHRRENTVSCAMTASSARFIKPVLYGYFRSSCSWRVRIAFALKGIEFEQAPVNLIKDGGQQRTDQFKELNPMQQVPALAIDGITLSQSLAIIQYIEETRPGPRLLPADPKQRAKVRMICDIIASGIQPLQNLYVIQKIGAEKLQWAQHFINKGFEALEPILKQTSGKYCVGDEISMADICLVPQVYNAERFKVDLTPFPTIRRLNQILTEIEAFKASHPSCQPDTPDDMQQ, encoded by the exons ATGAACAATGTGTCAGAACCTGATGTAGGGTGCGTTATTTATCTACAAGAAAGACAATCGTCAGTTTTTAATCGCATTTTGTTAAATCACAG ACGAGAAAACACAGTCAGTTGTGCTATGACTGCATCGTCTGCACGTTTTATTAAG CCTGTTCTGTATGGGTACTTCAGAAGTTCTTGCTCCTGGAGAGTCCGGATTG caTTTGCACTGAAAGGCATTGAGTTTGAACAAGCACCAGTCAATCTTATCAAGGATGGTGGACAACAG CGCACAGATCAATTTAAAGAATTAAATCCAATGCAACAAGTGCCTGCACTTGCCATTGATGGCATCACTTTGTCTCAGTCG TTGGCTATTATCCAGTACATTGAGGAAACTCGGCCAGGGCCCCGCCTTCTACCTGCAGACCCAAAGCAGCGTGCTAAGGTCCGCATGATCTGTGACATCATCGCCTCTGGGATCCAGCCCCTTCAG AATCTGTATGTGATTCAGAAAATTGGTGCAGAAAAACTACAGTGGGCTCAACATTTCATCAACAAAGGATTTGAAG cTCTAGAGCCCATCTTGAAGCAGACATCTGGAAAATACTGTGTAGGTGATGAG ATATCCATGGCAGATATTTGCCTTGTGCCCCAGGTCTACAATGCTGAAAG GTTTAAGGTGGACCTGACCCCTTTCCCTACTATCCGGAGGTTAAATCAGATCTTAACGGAAATTGAGGCCTTTAAAGCGAGTCATCCATCTTGTCAGCCCGACACTCCTGATGACATGCAACAATAA
- the LOC129417637 gene encoding maleylacetoacetate isomerase isoform X1 translates to MNNVSEPDVGCVIYLQERQSSVFNRILLNHRCAVLTFPENKTKRENTVSCAMTASSARFIKPVLYGYFRSSCSWRVRIAFALKGIEFEQAPVNLIKDGGQQRTDQFKELNPMQQVPALAIDGITLSQSLAIIQYIEETRPGPRLLPADPKQRAKVRMICDIIASGIQPLQNLYVIQKIGAEKLQWAQHFINKGFEALEPILKQTSGKYCVGDEISMADICLVPQVYNAERFKVDLTPFPTIRRLNQILTEIEAFKASHPSCQPDTPDDMQQ, encoded by the exons ATGAACAATGTGTCAGAACCTGATGTAGGGTGCGTTATTTATCTACAAGAAAGACAATCGTCAGTTTTTAATCGCATTTTGTTAAATCACAGGTGCGCTGTCTTAACGTTTCCTGAGAACAAAACCAA ACGAGAAAACACAGTCAGTTGTGCTATGACTGCATCGTCTGCACGTTTTATTAAG CCTGTTCTGTATGGGTACTTCAGAAGTTCTTGCTCCTGGAGAGTCCGGATTG caTTTGCACTGAAAGGCATTGAGTTTGAACAAGCACCAGTCAATCTTATCAAGGATGGTGGACAACAG CGCACAGATCAATTTAAAGAATTAAATCCAATGCAACAAGTGCCTGCACTTGCCATTGATGGCATCACTTTGTCTCAGTCG TTGGCTATTATCCAGTACATTGAGGAAACTCGGCCAGGGCCCCGCCTTCTACCTGCAGACCCAAAGCAGCGTGCTAAGGTCCGCATGATCTGTGACATCATCGCCTCTGGGATCCAGCCCCTTCAG AATCTGTATGTGATTCAGAAAATTGGTGCAGAAAAACTACAGTGGGCTCAACATTTCATCAACAAAGGATTTGAAG cTCTAGAGCCCATCTTGAAGCAGACATCTGGAAAATACTGTGTAGGTGATGAG ATATCCATGGCAGATATTTGCCTTGTGCCCCAGGTCTACAATGCTGAAAG GTTTAAGGTGGACCTGACCCCTTTCCCTACTATCCGGAGGTTAAATCAGATCTTAACGGAAATTGAGGCCTTTAAAGCGAGTCATCCATCTTGTCAGCCCGACACTCCTGATGACATGCAACAATAA